The sequence GATAGCCTCCATGGTCAGATGTGACAATGAACCTGCGCCGATCGAACCGAAGGCGAGTTTCGCGCCATCGCGCTTCAGCGCGGCGATGAATTCGGCGACGGTATTGATGTTCAGGCTCGCGGGCACCGCCAGCACGCTCGGCAGCGAGGTCAGCATGGTGACCGGGGCAATGTCCTTTGCCGGATCGTAGGGCAGTTTGGAGAACAGCAGTGTGTTGATGGCGAGCGGGCCGCCGAGGCTGATGCCGAGGGTTGCACCATCGGGCGCGGCCTTGGCGACGGCGTCGGTCCCGATATTGCCGCCCGCGCCGGGCTTGTTTTCGATAATGAAACTTGCGCCGGGATGGCGTGCCTGCAGCTCGTCGGCAACGATCCGGCCCACTAGGTCCGGCGTCGAACCTGGCGCATAAGGAACCACGATTTTCACGATTTTCGGCGGCCATGGCGGCTCGGCCGCGTGGGCATTCGAGGTGGATGCTGCGAGAGCCAGCGCGAGCGCGGCGATTGCAAGAGATTTCATGAGGCCGGGAGGAACTTCGAGCAGGGTTGCGATGCGGAACCGGCATTGCGCGCGGGGTCATAAAAATGATACCGGGGCACTGCGCAGCCGGACCCTATCAGGATCTGGCGCGCGGTGGAAACGCTTCGGAAAACGGCTGCAAGCCGTGGCCCGCCAACCGCGGGGAGAGTGGGCAGATGGGCTTGTTGATCCTGATTGCCGGATTGGCGCTGTTTATTGGCGTCCATGTTCTGACGACGCTGCGCGACAAGCGCGCCGCCGTGATCGCGCGGCTCGGCGAGAACGGCTACAAGATTGTCTACGCGCTGATTTCATTCGCCGGCCTCGCGCTGATTGTGTGGGGCTTCAGCGTCTATCGCGCGACGGGCTGGATCAACGTCTGGTATCCGCCGGTCGCCATGCGGCACATTGC is a genomic window of Bradyrhizobium sp. G127 containing:
- a CDS encoding tripartite tricarboxylate transporter substrate binding protein, which gives rise to MKSLAIAALALALAASTSNAHAAEPPWPPKIVKIVVPYAPGSTPDLVGRIVADELQARHPGASFIIENKPGAGGNIGTDAVAKAAPDGATLGISLGGPLAINTLLFSKLPYDPAKDIAPVTMLTSLPSVLAVPASLNINTVAEFIAALKRDGAKLAFGSIGAGSLSHLTMEAIAQRAGASMVHIPYSGSPQAVTGLIRGDVQAACLPAIAVTPQLAGGQVKILAVATAQRSRFLPNVPTLKESGIDVESDAWNALIAPAGTPPAIIAQINDEVNDILAKPSVRERLETQMIEPTPSTPAALRARMDAEIRLWSDVIKRGDIRIN